The following coding sequences are from one Delphinus delphis chromosome 19, mDelDel1.2, whole genome shotgun sequence window:
- the ZNF207 gene encoding BUB3-interacting and GLEBS motif-containing protein ZNF207 isoform X3 → MGRKKKKQLKPWCWYCNRDFDDEKILIQHQKAKHFKCHICHKKLYTGPGLAIHCMQVHKETIDAVPNAIPGRTDIELEIYGMEGIPEKDMDERRRLLEQKTQAESQKKKQQEDSDEYDDDDSAASTSFQPQPVQPQQGYIPPMAQPGLPPVPGAPGMPPGIPPLMPGVPPLMPGMPPVMPGMPPGMMPMGGMMPPGPGIPPLMPGMPPGMPPPVPRPGIPPMTQAQAVSAPGILNRPPAPTATVPAPQPPVTKPLFPSAGQMGTPVTSSSTASSNSESLSASSKALFPSAAQAQAAVQGPVGTDFKPLNSTPATTTEPPKPTFPAYTQSTASTTSTTNSTAAKPAASITSKPATLTTTSATSKLIHPDEDISLEERRAQLPKYQRNLPRPGQAPIGNPPVGPIGGMMPPQPGIPQQQGMRPPMPPHGQYGGHHQGMPGYLPGAMPPYGQGPPMVPPYQGGPPRPPMGMRPPVMSQGGRY, encoded by the exons ATGGGTCGCAAGAAGAAGAAGCAGCTGAAGCCGTGGTGCTG GTATTGTAATAGAGATTTTGATGATGAGAAGATCCTTATACAGCACCAAAAAGCAAAGCATTTTAAATGTCATATATGTCATAAGAAATTGTATACAGGACCTGGCTTAGCTATTCATTGCATGCAG gTGCATAAAGAGACAATAGATGCAGTACCAAATGCAATACCTGGGAGAACAGACATAGAGTTGGAAATATATGGTATGGAAGGTATTCCAGaaaaagacatggatgaaagaaGACGACTTCTTGAACAGAAAACACAAG CAGAGAGTCAAAAAAAGAAGCAACAAGAGGATTCTGATgaatatgatgatgatgactctGCAGCTTCAACTTCATTTCAACCACAGCCTGTTCAACCTCAACAAGGCTATATCCCGCCAATGGCACAACCAGGACTACCACCAGTTCCAGGAGCACCAGGAATGCCTCCAG GCATACCTCCATTAATGCCAGGTGTTCCTCCTCTGATGCCAGGAATGCCACCAGTTATGCCAGGAATGCCACCTGG AATGATGCCAATGGGTGGAATGATGCCACCTGGACCGGGAATACCACCTCTGATGCCTGGTATGCCACCAG GTATGCCCCCTCCTGTTCCACGTCCTGGAATTCCTCCGATGACTCAAGCACAGGCTGTTTCAGCGCCAGGTATTCTTAACAGACCACCTGCACCAACAGCAACAGTTCCAGCTCCACAGCCTCCAGTTACTAAGCCTCTTTTCCCCAGTGCAGGACAG ATGGGGACACCTGTAACAAGCTCAAGTACAGCTTCATCCAATTCAGAAAGTCTGTCTGCGTCTTCTAAAGCTCTGTTTCCTAGCGCAGCACAA GCTCAGGCAGCTGTCCAAGGACCTGTTGGTACAGATTTCAAGCCCTTAAATAGTACCCCTGCAACAACTACAGAACCCCCAAAGCCTACATTCCCTGCATATACACAGTCTACAGCTTCAACCACTAGTACAACAAATAGCACTGCAGCTAAACCAGCAGCTTCAATAACAAGTAAGCCTGCTACACTTACGACGACCAGTGCAACCAGTAAGTTGATCCATCCAGATGAGGATATATCGCTG GAAGAGAGAAGAGCACAGTTACCTAAATATCAACGTAATCTTCCTCGACCAGGACAGGCTCCCATTGGTAATCCACCTGTTGGACCAATTGGAGGTATGATGCCACCACAGCCAGGCATCCCACAGCAACAAGGAATGAGACCCCCGATGCCGCCTCATG gTCAGTATGGTGGTCATCATCAAGGCATGCCAGGTTATCTTCCTGGTGCTATGCCACCGTATGGGCAGGGACCGCCAATGGTGCCCCCTTACCAAGGTGGGCCTCCTCGACCTCCGATGGGAATGAGACCTCCTGTAATGTCGCAAGGTGGCCGTTACTGA
- the ZNF207 gene encoding BUB3-interacting and GLEBS motif-containing protein ZNF207 isoform X4 encodes MGRKKKKQLKPWCWYCNRDFDDEKILIQHQKAKHFKCHICHKKLYTGPGLAIHCMQVHKETIDAVPNAIPGRTDIELEIYGMEGIPEKDMDERRRLLEQKTQESQKKKQQEDSDEYDDDDSAASTSFQPQPVQPQQGYIPPMAQPGLPPVPGAPGMPPGIPPLMPGVPPLMPGMPPVMPGMPPGMMPMGGMMPPGPGIPPLMPGMPPGMPPPVPRPGIPPMTQAQAVSAPGILNRPPAPTATVPAPQPPVTKPLFPSAGQMGTPVTSSSTASSNSESLSASSKALFPSAAQAQAAVQGPVGTDFKPLNSTPATTTEPPKPTFPAYTQSTASTTSTTNSTAAKPAASITSKPATLTTTSATSKLIHPDEDISLEERRAQLPKYQRNLPRPGQAPIGNPPVGPIGGMMPPQPGIPQQQGMRPPMPPHGQYGGHHQGMPGYLPGAMPPYGQGPPMVPPYQGGPPRPPMGMRPPVMSQGGRY; translated from the exons ATGGGTCGCAAGAAGAAGAAGCAGCTGAAGCCGTGGTGCTG GTATTGTAATAGAGATTTTGATGATGAGAAGATCCTTATACAGCACCAAAAAGCAAAGCATTTTAAATGTCATATATGTCATAAGAAATTGTATACAGGACCTGGCTTAGCTATTCATTGCATGCAG gTGCATAAAGAGACAATAGATGCAGTACCAAATGCAATACCTGGGAGAACAGACATAGAGTTGGAAATATATGGTATGGAAGGTATTCCAGaaaaagacatggatgaaagaaGACGACTTCTTGAACAGAAAACACAAG AGAGTCAAAAAAAGAAGCAACAAGAGGATTCTGATgaatatgatgatgatgactctGCAGCTTCAACTTCATTTCAACCACAGCCTGTTCAACCTCAACAAGGCTATATCCCGCCAATGGCACAACCAGGACTACCACCAGTTCCAGGAGCACCAGGAATGCCTCCAG GCATACCTCCATTAATGCCAGGTGTTCCTCCTCTGATGCCAGGAATGCCACCAGTTATGCCAGGAATGCCACCTGG AATGATGCCAATGGGTGGAATGATGCCACCTGGACCGGGAATACCACCTCTGATGCCTGGTATGCCACCAG GTATGCCCCCTCCTGTTCCACGTCCTGGAATTCCTCCGATGACTCAAGCACAGGCTGTTTCAGCGCCAGGTATTCTTAACAGACCACCTGCACCAACAGCAACAGTTCCAGCTCCACAGCCTCCAGTTACTAAGCCTCTTTTCCCCAGTGCAGGACAG ATGGGGACACCTGTAACAAGCTCAAGTACAGCTTCATCCAATTCAGAAAGTCTGTCTGCGTCTTCTAAAGCTCTGTTTCCTAGCGCAGCACAA GCTCAGGCAGCTGTCCAAGGACCTGTTGGTACAGATTTCAAGCCCTTAAATAGTACCCCTGCAACAACTACAGAACCCCCAAAGCCTACATTCCCTGCATATACACAGTCTACAGCTTCAACCACTAGTACAACAAATAGCACTGCAGCTAAACCAGCAGCTTCAATAACAAGTAAGCCTGCTACACTTACGACGACCAGTGCAACCAGTAAGTTGATCCATCCAGATGAGGATATATCGCTG GAAGAGAGAAGAGCACAGTTACCTAAATATCAACGTAATCTTCCTCGACCAGGACAGGCTCCCATTGGTAATCCACCTGTTGGACCAATTGGAGGTATGATGCCACCACAGCCAGGCATCCCACAGCAACAAGGAATGAGACCCCCGATGCCGCCTCATG gTCAGTATGGTGGTCATCATCAAGGCATGCCAGGTTATCTTCCTGGTGCTATGCCACCGTATGGGCAGGGACCGCCAATGGTGCCCCCTTACCAAGGTGGGCCTCCTCGACCTCCGATGGGAATGAGACCTCCTGTAATGTCGCAAGGTGGCCGTTACTGA
- the ZNF207 gene encoding BUB3-interacting and GLEBS motif-containing protein ZNF207 isoform X2, whose translation MGRKKKKQLKPWCWYCNRDFDDEKILIQHQKAKHFKCHICHKKLYTGPGLAIHCMQVHKETIDAVPNAIPGRTDIELEIYGMEGIPEKDMDERRRLLEQKTQESQKKKQQEDSDEYDDDDSAASTSFQPQPVQPQQGYIPPMAQPGLPPVPGAPGMPPGIPPLMPGVPPLMPGMPPVMPGMPPGLHHQRKYTQSFCGENIMMPMGGMMPPGPGIPPLMPGMPPGMPPPVPRPGIPPMTQAQAVSAPGILNRPPAPTATVPAPQPPVTKPLFPSAGQMGTPVTSSSTASSNSESLSASSKALFPSAAQAQAAVQGPVGTDFKPLNSTPATTTEPPKPTFPAYTQSTASTTSTTNSTAAKPAASITSKPATLTTTSATSKLIHPDEDISLEERRAQLPKYQRNLPRPGQAPIGNPPVGPIGGMMPPQPGIPQQQGMRPPMPPHGQYGGHHQGMPGYLPGAMPPYGQGPPMVPPYQGGPPRPPMGMRPPVMSQGGRY comes from the exons ATGGGTCGCAAGAAGAAGAAGCAGCTGAAGCCGTGGTGCTG GTATTGTAATAGAGATTTTGATGATGAGAAGATCCTTATACAGCACCAAAAAGCAAAGCATTTTAAATGTCATATATGTCATAAGAAATTGTATACAGGACCTGGCTTAGCTATTCATTGCATGCAG gTGCATAAAGAGACAATAGATGCAGTACCAAATGCAATACCTGGGAGAACAGACATAGAGTTGGAAATATATGGTATGGAAGGTATTCCAGaaaaagacatggatgaaagaaGACGACTTCTTGAACAGAAAACACAAG AGAGTCAAAAAAAGAAGCAACAAGAGGATTCTGATgaatatgatgatgatgactctGCAGCTTCAACTTCATTTCAACCACAGCCTGTTCAACCTCAACAAGGCTATATCCCGCCAATGGCACAACCAGGACTACCACCAGTTCCAGGAGCACCAGGAATGCCTCCAG GCATACCTCCATTAATGCCAGGTGTTCCTCCTCTGATGCCAGGAATGCCACCAGTTATGCCAGGAATGCCACCTGG ATTGCATCATCAGAGAAAATACACCCAGTCATTTTGCGGTGAAAACAT AATGATGCCAATGGGTGGAATGATGCCACCTGGACCGGGAATACCACCTCTGATGCCTGGTATGCCACCAG GTATGCCCCCTCCTGTTCCACGTCCTGGAATTCCTCCGATGACTCAAGCACAGGCTGTTTCAGCGCCAGGTATTCTTAACAGACCACCTGCACCAACAGCAACAGTTCCAGCTCCACAGCCTCCAGTTACTAAGCCTCTTTTCCCCAGTGCAGGACAG ATGGGGACACCTGTAACAAGCTCAAGTACAGCTTCATCCAATTCAGAAAGTCTGTCTGCGTCTTCTAAAGCTCTGTTTCCTAGCGCAGCACAA GCTCAGGCAGCTGTCCAAGGACCTGTTGGTACAGATTTCAAGCCCTTAAATAGTACCCCTGCAACAACTACAGAACCCCCAAAGCCTACATTCCCTGCATATACACAGTCTACAGCTTCAACCACTAGTACAACAAATAGCACTGCAGCTAAACCAGCAGCTTCAATAACAAGTAAGCCTGCTACACTTACGACGACCAGTGCAACCAGTAAGTTGATCCATCCAGATGAGGATATATCGCTG GAAGAGAGAAGAGCACAGTTACCTAAATATCAACGTAATCTTCCTCGACCAGGACAGGCTCCCATTGGTAATCCACCTGTTGGACCAATTGGAGGTATGATGCCACCACAGCCAGGCATCCCACAGCAACAAGGAATGAGACCCCCGATGCCGCCTCATG gTCAGTATGGTGGTCATCATCAAGGCATGCCAGGTTATCTTCCTGGTGCTATGCCACCGTATGGGCAGGGACCGCCAATGGTGCCCCCTTACCAAGGTGGGCCTCCTCGACCTCCGATGGGAATGAGACCTCCTGTAATGTCGCAAGGTGGCCGTTACTGA
- the ZNF207 gene encoding BUB3-interacting and GLEBS motif-containing protein ZNF207 isoform X5, translating into MGRKKKKQLKPWCWYCNRDFDDEKILIQHQKAKHFKCHICHKKLYTGPGLAIHCMQVHKETIDAVPNAIPGRTDIELEIYGMEGIPEKDMDERRRLLEQKTQAESQKKKQQEDSDEYDDDDSAASTSFQPQPVQPQQGYIPPMAQPGLPPVPGAPGMPPGIPPLMPGVPPLMPGMPPVMPGMPPGLHHQRKYTQSFCGENIMMPMGGMMPPGPGIPPLMPGMPPGMPPPVPRPGIPPMTQAQAVSAPGILNRPPAPTATVPAPQPPVTKPLFPSAGQAQAAVQGPVGTDFKPLNSTPATTTEPPKPTFPAYTQSTASTTSTTNSTAAKPAASITSKPATLTTTSATSKLIHPDEDISLEERRAQLPKYQRNLPRPGQAPIGNPPVGPIGGMMPPQPGIPQQQGMRPPMPPHGQYGGHHQGMPGYLPGAMPPYGQGPPMVPPYQGGPPRPPMGMRPPVMSQGGRY; encoded by the exons ATGGGTCGCAAGAAGAAGAAGCAGCTGAAGCCGTGGTGCTG GTATTGTAATAGAGATTTTGATGATGAGAAGATCCTTATACAGCACCAAAAAGCAAAGCATTTTAAATGTCATATATGTCATAAGAAATTGTATACAGGACCTGGCTTAGCTATTCATTGCATGCAG gTGCATAAAGAGACAATAGATGCAGTACCAAATGCAATACCTGGGAGAACAGACATAGAGTTGGAAATATATGGTATGGAAGGTATTCCAGaaaaagacatggatgaaagaaGACGACTTCTTGAACAGAAAACACAAG CAGAGAGTCAAAAAAAGAAGCAACAAGAGGATTCTGATgaatatgatgatgatgactctGCAGCTTCAACTTCATTTCAACCACAGCCTGTTCAACCTCAACAAGGCTATATCCCGCCAATGGCACAACCAGGACTACCACCAGTTCCAGGAGCACCAGGAATGCCTCCAG GCATACCTCCATTAATGCCAGGTGTTCCTCCTCTGATGCCAGGAATGCCACCAGTTATGCCAGGAATGCCACCTGG ATTGCATCATCAGAGAAAATACACCCAGTCATTTTGCGGTGAAAACAT AATGATGCCAATGGGTGGAATGATGCCACCTGGACCGGGAATACCACCTCTGATGCCTGGTATGCCACCAG GTATGCCCCCTCCTGTTCCACGTCCTGGAATTCCTCCGATGACTCAAGCACAGGCTGTTTCAGCGCCAGGTATTCTTAACAGACCACCTGCACCAACAGCAACAGTTCCAGCTCCACAGCCTCCAGTTACTAAGCCTCTTTTCCCCAGTGCAGGACAG GCTCAGGCAGCTGTCCAAGGACCTGTTGGTACAGATTTCAAGCCCTTAAATAGTACCCCTGCAACAACTACAGAACCCCCAAAGCCTACATTCCCTGCATATACACAGTCTACAGCTTCAACCACTAGTACAACAAATAGCACTGCAGCTAAACCAGCAGCTTCAATAACAAGTAAGCCTGCTACACTTACGACGACCAGTGCAACCAGTAAGTTGATCCATCCAGATGAGGATATATCGCTG GAAGAGAGAAGAGCACAGTTACCTAAATATCAACGTAATCTTCCTCGACCAGGACAGGCTCCCATTGGTAATCCACCTGTTGGACCAATTGGAGGTATGATGCCACCACAGCCAGGCATCCCACAGCAACAAGGAATGAGACCCCCGATGCCGCCTCATG gTCAGTATGGTGGTCATCATCAAGGCATGCCAGGTTATCTTCCTGGTGCTATGCCACCGTATGGGCAGGGACCGCCAATGGTGCCCCCTTACCAAGGTGGGCCTCCTCGACCTCCGATGGGAATGAGACCTCCTGTAATGTCGCAAGGTGGCCGTTACTGA
- the ZNF207 gene encoding BUB3-interacting and GLEBS motif-containing protein ZNF207 isoform X1 has translation MGRKKKKQLKPWCWYCNRDFDDEKILIQHQKAKHFKCHICHKKLYTGPGLAIHCMQVHKETIDAVPNAIPGRTDIELEIYGMEGIPEKDMDERRRLLEQKTQAESQKKKQQEDSDEYDDDDSAASTSFQPQPVQPQQGYIPPMAQPGLPPVPGAPGMPPGIPPLMPGVPPLMPGMPPVMPGMPPGLHHQRKYTQSFCGENIMMPMGGMMPPGPGIPPLMPGMPPGMPPPVPRPGIPPMTQAQAVSAPGILNRPPAPTATVPAPQPPVTKPLFPSAGQMGTPVTSSSTASSNSESLSASSKALFPSAAQAQAAVQGPVGTDFKPLNSTPATTTEPPKPTFPAYTQSTASTTSTTNSTAAKPAASITSKPATLTTTSATSKLIHPDEDISLEERRAQLPKYQRNLPRPGQAPIGNPPVGPIGGMMPPQPGIPQQQGMRPPMPPHGQYGGHHQGMPGYLPGAMPPYGQGPPMVPPYQGGPPRPPMGMRPPVMSQGGRY, from the exons ATGGGTCGCAAGAAGAAGAAGCAGCTGAAGCCGTGGTGCTG GTATTGTAATAGAGATTTTGATGATGAGAAGATCCTTATACAGCACCAAAAAGCAAAGCATTTTAAATGTCATATATGTCATAAGAAATTGTATACAGGACCTGGCTTAGCTATTCATTGCATGCAG gTGCATAAAGAGACAATAGATGCAGTACCAAATGCAATACCTGGGAGAACAGACATAGAGTTGGAAATATATGGTATGGAAGGTATTCCAGaaaaagacatggatgaaagaaGACGACTTCTTGAACAGAAAACACAAG CAGAGAGTCAAAAAAAGAAGCAACAAGAGGATTCTGATgaatatgatgatgatgactctGCAGCTTCAACTTCATTTCAACCACAGCCTGTTCAACCTCAACAAGGCTATATCCCGCCAATGGCACAACCAGGACTACCACCAGTTCCAGGAGCACCAGGAATGCCTCCAG GCATACCTCCATTAATGCCAGGTGTTCCTCCTCTGATGCCAGGAATGCCACCAGTTATGCCAGGAATGCCACCTGG ATTGCATCATCAGAGAAAATACACCCAGTCATTTTGCGGTGAAAACAT AATGATGCCAATGGGTGGAATGATGCCACCTGGACCGGGAATACCACCTCTGATGCCTGGTATGCCACCAG GTATGCCCCCTCCTGTTCCACGTCCTGGAATTCCTCCGATGACTCAAGCACAGGCTGTTTCAGCGCCAGGTATTCTTAACAGACCACCTGCACCAACAGCAACAGTTCCAGCTCCACAGCCTCCAGTTACTAAGCCTCTTTTCCCCAGTGCAGGACAG ATGGGGACACCTGTAACAAGCTCAAGTACAGCTTCATCCAATTCAGAAAGTCTGTCTGCGTCTTCTAAAGCTCTGTTTCCTAGCGCAGCACAA GCTCAGGCAGCTGTCCAAGGACCTGTTGGTACAGATTTCAAGCCCTTAAATAGTACCCCTGCAACAACTACAGAACCCCCAAAGCCTACATTCCCTGCATATACACAGTCTACAGCTTCAACCACTAGTACAACAAATAGCACTGCAGCTAAACCAGCAGCTTCAATAACAAGTAAGCCTGCTACACTTACGACGACCAGTGCAACCAGTAAGTTGATCCATCCAGATGAGGATATATCGCTG GAAGAGAGAAGAGCACAGTTACCTAAATATCAACGTAATCTTCCTCGACCAGGACAGGCTCCCATTGGTAATCCACCTGTTGGACCAATTGGAGGTATGATGCCACCACAGCCAGGCATCCCACAGCAACAAGGAATGAGACCCCCGATGCCGCCTCATG gTCAGTATGGTGGTCATCATCAAGGCATGCCAGGTTATCTTCCTGGTGCTATGCCACCGTATGGGCAGGGACCGCCAATGGTGCCCCCTTACCAAGGTGGGCCTCCTCGACCTCCGATGGGAATGAGACCTCCTGTAATGTCGCAAGGTGGCCGTTACTGA
- the ZNF207 gene encoding BUB3-interacting and GLEBS motif-containing protein ZNF207 isoform X6 — MGRKKKKQLKPWCWYCNRDFDDEKILIQHQKAKHFKCHICHKKLYTGPGLAIHCMQVHKETIDAVPNAIPGRTDIELEIYGMEGIPEKDMDERRRLLEQKTQESQKKKQQEDSDEYDDDDSAASTSFQPQPVQPQQGYIPPMAQPGLPPVPGAPGMPPGIPPLMPGVPPLMPGMPPVMPGMPPGLHHQRKYTQSFCGENIMMPMGGMMPPGPGIPPLMPGMPPGMPPPVPRPGIPPMTQAQAVSAPGILNRPPAPTATVPAPQPPVTKPLFPSAGQAQAAVQGPVGTDFKPLNSTPATTTEPPKPTFPAYTQSTASTTSTTNSTAAKPAASITSKPATLTTTSATSKLIHPDEDISLEERRAQLPKYQRNLPRPGQAPIGNPPVGPIGGMMPPQPGIPQQQGMRPPMPPHGQYGGHHQGMPGYLPGAMPPYGQGPPMVPPYQGGPPRPPMGMRPPVMSQGGRY, encoded by the exons ATGGGTCGCAAGAAGAAGAAGCAGCTGAAGCCGTGGTGCTG GTATTGTAATAGAGATTTTGATGATGAGAAGATCCTTATACAGCACCAAAAAGCAAAGCATTTTAAATGTCATATATGTCATAAGAAATTGTATACAGGACCTGGCTTAGCTATTCATTGCATGCAG gTGCATAAAGAGACAATAGATGCAGTACCAAATGCAATACCTGGGAGAACAGACATAGAGTTGGAAATATATGGTATGGAAGGTATTCCAGaaaaagacatggatgaaagaaGACGACTTCTTGAACAGAAAACACAAG AGAGTCAAAAAAAGAAGCAACAAGAGGATTCTGATgaatatgatgatgatgactctGCAGCTTCAACTTCATTTCAACCACAGCCTGTTCAACCTCAACAAGGCTATATCCCGCCAATGGCACAACCAGGACTACCACCAGTTCCAGGAGCACCAGGAATGCCTCCAG GCATACCTCCATTAATGCCAGGTGTTCCTCCTCTGATGCCAGGAATGCCACCAGTTATGCCAGGAATGCCACCTGG ATTGCATCATCAGAGAAAATACACCCAGTCATTTTGCGGTGAAAACAT AATGATGCCAATGGGTGGAATGATGCCACCTGGACCGGGAATACCACCTCTGATGCCTGGTATGCCACCAG GTATGCCCCCTCCTGTTCCACGTCCTGGAATTCCTCCGATGACTCAAGCACAGGCTGTTTCAGCGCCAGGTATTCTTAACAGACCACCTGCACCAACAGCAACAGTTCCAGCTCCACAGCCTCCAGTTACTAAGCCTCTTTTCCCCAGTGCAGGACAG GCTCAGGCAGCTGTCCAAGGACCTGTTGGTACAGATTTCAAGCCCTTAAATAGTACCCCTGCAACAACTACAGAACCCCCAAAGCCTACATTCCCTGCATATACACAGTCTACAGCTTCAACCACTAGTACAACAAATAGCACTGCAGCTAAACCAGCAGCTTCAATAACAAGTAAGCCTGCTACACTTACGACGACCAGTGCAACCAGTAAGTTGATCCATCCAGATGAGGATATATCGCTG GAAGAGAGAAGAGCACAGTTACCTAAATATCAACGTAATCTTCCTCGACCAGGACAGGCTCCCATTGGTAATCCACCTGTTGGACCAATTGGAGGTATGATGCCACCACAGCCAGGCATCCCACAGCAACAAGGAATGAGACCCCCGATGCCGCCTCATG gTCAGTATGGTGGTCATCATCAAGGCATGCCAGGTTATCTTCCTGGTGCTATGCCACCGTATGGGCAGGGACCGCCAATGGTGCCCCCTTACCAAGGTGGGCCTCCTCGACCTCCGATGGGAATGAGACCTCCTGTAATGTCGCAAGGTGGCCGTTACTGA